From Bosea sp. NBC_00550, the proteins below share one genomic window:
- a CDS encoding polyhydroxyalkanoic acid system family protein: protein MGKPVSITISHDLGRVGALDRLRSGLDRIRDKLGMVRMQLVEERWDGDNLHFGVGALGQTVHGRIEVEDSLVRVEVTLPWMLAVFAEKLKIGVQKQGQILLEKPKA from the coding sequence ATGGGTAAACCCGTCTCCATCACCATCTCGCATGACCTCGGCCGCGTGGGCGCGCTCGATCGCCTGCGCAGCGGGCTAGATCGCATTCGCGACAAGCTCGGCATGGTCAGGATGCAGCTCGTCGAGGAGCGCTGGGACGGCGACAACCTGCATTTCGGCGTGGGCGCGCTCGGCCAGACCGTCCATGGCCGCATCGAGGTCGAGGACAGCCTGGTCCGCGTCGAGGTCACACTGCCCTGGATGCTGGCCGTCTTCGCCGAGAAGCTGAAGATCGGCGTCCAGAAGCAGGGCCAGATCCTCCTGGAAAAACCGAAGGCCTGA
- the ybaL gene encoding YbaL family putative K(+) efflux transporter yields the protein MHHGPLIAIIVAGLGLAFVFGAIAQKLRISPLVGYLVAGVAVGPFTPGFVADQNLANELAEIGVILLMFGVGLHFSLKDLLSVKAIAVPGAVVQIGIATLLGLGLGTLLGWNWFSGAVFGLALSTASTVVLLRALQERRLVQTERGRIAVGWLIVEDMAMVLALVLLPVLAEIINGGSQPGASAPLATRFDLGIWGVLGLTFAKLIGFLAFMLVVGRRVIPWVLHWVAHTGSRELFRLAVLAVALGVAYLAATLFGVSFALGAFFAGMILSESPLSQRAAEETLPLRDAFAVLFFVSVGMLFDPGIILRAPGPLIATLAIILIGKSVAAWMIVRAFGRSNAVALTISASLAQIGEFSFILAGLGSALGILPAQGRDLILAGAILSILFNPVMFAIVERLAPEAPVAKPKPAAAPAEAAEPEPTASEAQPEAAPERDVTPTSLKDHIVVVGYGRVGSLLGAGLLAQGSKLLVIEDNPDAVATAKRDGAELLVGNAADPEVLSAAAVGRAIRLFVAIPGSFEAGQVCEQARAENPTLPIVARAHSDAEVAHLTKCGATLTIMGEAEIARAMLGLCQNLAGAAQPEASPPEAKPEDARPDAAGGLHLVKPRASASDDSPADPSAAA from the coding sequence ATGCATCACGGCCCGCTGATCGCCATCATCGTCGCGGGCCTCGGCCTTGCTTTCGTCTTCGGGGCTATCGCCCAAAAACTGCGGATTTCCCCCCTCGTCGGCTATCTCGTCGCCGGCGTCGCCGTCGGCCCCTTCACGCCGGGCTTCGTCGCCGACCAGAACCTCGCCAACGAGCTCGCCGAGATCGGCGTCATCCTGCTGATGTTCGGCGTCGGCCTGCATTTCTCCCTGAAGGACCTGCTCTCGGTGAAGGCGATTGCCGTGCCGGGCGCCGTCGTGCAGATCGGCATCGCGACGCTGCTCGGCCTCGGGCTCGGGACGCTGCTCGGCTGGAACTGGTTCTCCGGTGCGGTCTTCGGCCTGGCTCTTTCGACTGCATCGACCGTCGTTCTGCTCCGCGCCCTGCAGGAGCGGCGGCTGGTCCAGACCGAGCGTGGCCGCATCGCGGTCGGCTGGCTGATCGTCGAGGACATGGCGATGGTGCTCGCGCTGGTGCTGCTGCCGGTGCTGGCCGAGATCATCAACGGCGGCTCGCAGCCGGGCGCGAGCGCGCCGCTGGCGACCCGCTTCGACCTCGGCATCTGGGGCGTGCTCGGCCTGACCTTCGCCAAGCTGATCGGCTTCCTCGCCTTCATGCTCGTCGTCGGGCGGCGCGTCATTCCCTGGGTCCTGCACTGGGTCGCGCATACGGGCTCGCGCGAGCTCTTCCGCCTCGCCGTGCTCGCCGTGGCGCTCGGCGTCGCTTATCTGGCCGCGACCCTGTTCGGCGTCTCCTTCGCGCTCGGCGCCTTCTTCGCCGGCATGATCCTGTCGGAATCGCCGCTCTCGCAGCGCGCCGCCGAGGAGACCCTGCCGCTGCGGGACGCCTTCGCGGTGCTGTTCTTCGTCTCGGTCGGCATGCTCTTCGACCCCGGCATCATCCTGCGGGCGCCCGGCCCCCTAATCGCCACGCTCGCCATCATCCTGATCGGCAAATCCGTCGCCGCCTGGATGATCGTGCGCGCCTTCGGCCGCTCGAACGCGGTTGCGCTGACGATCTCGGCCTCGCTCGCCCAGATCGGCGAGTTCTCCTTCATCCTCGCCGGGCTCGGCAGCGCGCTCGGCATCCTGCCGGCACAGGGGCGCGATCTCATCCTGGCCGGCGCGATCCTGTCGATCCTGTTCAACCCGGTGATGTTCGCGATCGTTGAGCGCCTGGCCCCCGAGGCGCCGGTGGCGAAGCCGAAGCCAGCAGCCGCCCCCGCCGAAGCGGCGGAGCCCGAGCCAACTGCTTCCGAGGCCCAGCCGGAGGCGGCGCCCGAGCGGGACGTCACCCCGACCAGCCTCAAGGATCACATCGTCGTGGTCGGTTACGGCCGCGTCGGCAGCCTGCTCGGTGCCGGGCTGCTGGCCCAGGGCTCGAAGCTGCTGGTCATCGAGGACAATCCCGACGCAGTCGCGACGGCGAAGCGCGACGGCGCGGAGCTGCTCGTCGGCAATGCGGCCGATCCCGAGGTGCTGTCGGCCGCGGCGGTCGGGCGCGCCATCCGCCTCTTCGTCGCCATTCCCGGCAGCTTCGAGGCCGGCCAGGTCTGCGAGCAGGCCCGGGCGGAGAATCCGACGCTTCCGATCGTCGCCCGCGCCCATTCCGATGCCGAGGTCGCCCATCTCACCAAGTGCGGCGCGACGCTGACGATCATGGGCGAGGCCGAGATCGCCCGCGCCATGCTCGGACTCTGCCAGAACCTCGCGGGAGCGGCTCAGCCGGAAGCCTCACCGCCCGAGGCGAAGCCGGAAGACGCCAGGCCGGACGCAGCGGGCGGGCTCCACCTTGTGAAGCCCCGCGCCTCCGCGTCGGACGATTCGCCCGCCGACCCGTCGGCCGCGGCCTGA
- a CDS encoding DUF3830 family protein: MSKLIVTAGPFKFDAKFELEAAPKTCAAFKKQMPFISKMVHVRWSGEGVWMPLGDLDFGVGYENNTAYPAPGHIILYPGGVSETEILLAYGGVQFASKAGVLSGNHFITLTSGLENLYTLGRKTLYEGVQDVRFDLVD, encoded by the coding sequence ATGAGCAAGCTGATCGTCACTGCCGGGCCGTTCAAGTTCGATGCCAAGTTCGAGCTGGAGGCCGCCCCGAAGACCTGCGCCGCTTTCAAAAAGCAGATGCCGTTCATCAGCAAGATGGTGCATGTGCGCTGGAGTGGCGAAGGCGTCTGGATGCCGCTCGGCGATCTCGATTTCGGCGTCGGCTACGAGAACAACACGGCCTATCCGGCGCCCGGACACATCATCCTGTATCCGGGCGGCGTCAGCGAGACCGAAATCTTGTTGGCCTATGGCGGCGTGCAGTTCGCCAGCAAGGCTGGCGTGCTCTCCGGCAACCACTTCATCACCCTGACTTCGGGGCTGGAGAACCTCTACACGCTCGGCCGCAAGACGCTCTACGAAGGCGTGCAGGACGTCCGCTTCGACCTCGTCGACTGA